In a single window of the Methanolobus psychrophilus R15 genome:
- the hsdS gene encoding restriction endonuclease S subunit — MEKERMPDNWNFKKLNDVAEIIMGQSPPGSSYNENGEGMPFLQGKAEFGKLFPSNIKYTTDPKKIALKDSILISVRAPVGDVNIANKEYCIGRGLASINFIGGDNKFLYYLLIHLKEELEHKSTGSTFKSISKDVLSNVIIPIPPLDIQREIVTKIDKNISQIELLKAEIEKQLNAINQLPKSILDEAFGKYDTTEKV, encoded by the coding sequence ATGGAAAAAGAAAGAATGCCAGATAATTGGAATTTTAAGAAATTGAATGATGTAGCTGAAATTATAATGGGTCAGTCTCCTCCAGGTTCATCCTATAATGAAAATGGCGAAGGAATGCCTTTTTTGCAAGGTAAAGCCGAATTTGGTAAATTATTCCCATCTAATATCAAATACACGACAGATCCTAAAAAAATAGCTCTAAAAGACAGTATTCTTATATCTGTAAGGGCCCCCGTAGGAGATGTTAATATTGCCAATAAAGAATATTGTATAGGCAGAGGTTTAGCTTCAATAAACTTTATAGGTGGAGACAATAAGTTTCTTTATTATTTATTGATTCACTTAAAAGAAGAACTTGAACACAAAAGTACTGGCTCAACTTTTAAATCAATATCGAAAGATGTGTTGTCAAATGTAATAATACCCATTCCTCCTCTTGATATTCAACGAGAAATTGTCACAAAAATAGATAAAAATATAAGTCAAATTGAATTGTTGAAAGCTGAAATTGAAAAACAACTTAATGCAATCAATCAACTTCCTAAATCAATCCTAGATGAAGCATTCGGAAAATATGATACTACAGAAAAGGTGTAA
- a CDS encoding N-6 DNA methylase gives MVTTNGRTVSDQSSMNAYIKSICDIMRRDNTKGAMEYIPELTWMMFLRILDEKEEEEQLQSEAVGDNFEPSLDYPYRWRDWGSPEGKKRKELQEGQMNAFLDFVNEDLIPHLKAFDDREENPNATKRQKIISQIFRNLNHTRLGSEKNLLDVLDKVEHLTSENIDATHQFPLSQIYEGLLLKMGEKNNDGGQFFTPREVIRAMIRAVKPDVKHNGEYATFYDPGCGTGGFLAENYTYLTNPEISGLKLTASDYNHLKHDAFWGLDSSFTAFPIALANLVLHGIDQPHIGLKNTLSGRVTYMDLFEGAPYKFNYIFTNPPFGGKEGEDAKANFAFKTGNTQILFIQHIIDHLADDGTCAMVIDEGVLFRTNETAFVQTKRKLLDECNLWCILSLSQNVFLNAGAGVKTNLLFFTKGKSTEKIWYYDMSDIKILKKSPLTLDKFDDFLMRLHSDKEEDKISEKSWYMDINTIKKKDYDIKAVNPNTIEKEIPKPAELIKIIEESQAKINESLQKLKELT, from the coding sequence ATGGTTACTACTAACGGAAGAACCGTTTCCGATCAATCTAGTATGAATGCTTATATAAAATCCATCTGCGATATAATGCGTAGAGATAACACCAAAGGTGCAATGGAATATATTCCTGAGCTTACTTGGATGATGTTTTTGAGGATTCTGGATGAGAAAGAGGAGGAGGAACAGCTTCAAAGTGAAGCAGTTGGTGACAACTTTGAACCTTCTTTAGACTATCCTTATAGGTGGAGAGATTGGGGAAGTCCTGAAGGGAAAAAGAGAAAAGAACTTCAAGAAGGACAAATGAATGCGTTTCTTGATTTTGTCAATGAAGATTTAATTCCTCACCTGAAAGCTTTCGATGATCGTGAAGAGAATCCAAACGCTACTAAGAGACAGAAAATAATCTCCCAAATATTCAGGAATCTCAATCATACAAGATTGGGTAGTGAAAAGAATTTACTGGATGTTCTGGACAAAGTTGAACACCTAACATCTGAAAATATAGATGCTACACACCAGTTCCCTCTATCACAAATCTATGAAGGTCTGCTTCTCAAAATGGGTGAAAAGAACAATGATGGAGGACAATTCTTTACACCAAGAGAAGTTATCAGGGCAATGATAAGAGCTGTTAAGCCTGATGTCAAGCACAATGGTGAGTATGCAACCTTCTATGATCCCGGCTGTGGTACAGGTGGTTTTCTGGCTGAAAATTACACTTACTTAACCAATCCTGAAATATCCGGCTTAAAACTCACGGCTTCAGATTACAACCATCTCAAGCATGATGCTTTCTGGGGTCTGGATAGCAGCTTTACAGCCTTCCCTATAGCCCTTGCAAACCTTGTGTTACATGGGATTGACCAACCACATATTGGACTAAAAAATACTCTCAGTGGTAGAGTTACATACATGGATCTTTTTGAAGGCGCACCATACAAATTCAATTATATTTTCACCAATCCACCTTTTGGAGGAAAAGAAGGAGAAGATGCAAAGGCTAACTTTGCCTTCAAGACAGGCAATACTCAGATTCTGTTCATACAACACATCATTGATCATTTAGCTGATGATGGAACCTGTGCAATGGTCATTGATGAAGGTGTATTGTTCAGAACTAATGAGACCGCCTTTGTACAAACAAAAAGAAAACTCCTTGATGAATGTAATCTCTGGTGTATTCTGAGCCTTTCACAAAATGTATTCTTAAATGCAGGAGCAGGAGTTAAGACAAATCTCTTGTTCTTCACGAAGGGCAAGAGCACTGAGAAGATTTGGTATTATGATATGTCGGATATCAAAATACTCAAGAAAAGTCCTCTGACACTTGATAAGTTTGATGATTTTCTAATGAGACTTCATTCAGACAAGGAAGAAGATAAGATCAGTGAGAAAAGCTGGTATATGGATATTAATACCATCAAGAAAAAAGACTATGATATCAAGGCAGTCAATCCTAATACCATTGAAAAGGAAATACCAAAACCGGCTGAATTGATAAAGATAATTGAAGAATCTCAGGCAAAGATTAATGAAAGCTTACAAAAACTCAAGGAATTAACTTGA